The proteins below are encoded in one region of Picrophilus oshimae DSM 9789:
- the ilvD gene encoding dihydroxy-acid dehydratase, translating into MGSKEFYGGIEKSPNRSFLKAMGLTDKDISNGLVGVGVAWSESGPCNIHALSLGNKAAEGVSHSGMTPRLFATPLVIDGMAMGNEGMRYSLPSREVIANTVELTIKGHGFDAFVGISGCDKTTPGMLMGAARINVPSIVMYGGSTLPGYYMGKKIAVGDVYEAVGSYQAGRMTVEELKIMENSAVPTAGACGGLYTANTMAFMSEGLGMALTGSASPPAVDSGKTKFAFETGAAIKTLVENDIKPRDVMTYEAFENAITLLMASGGSTNVVLHLLAIAHEAHVNIKLDDFDRIGNKVPEIVNMKPGGPYTMAELNEIGGVPVVMKKLLDKGFLHGDVLTVTGKTLRENLNEIKILNINQDIVYDIERPKMRTGGIKILRGNIAREGSVFKASASSVMKHTGPAKVFDGEEAAFRALMDNKIERGDVIVIRYEGPKGGPGMREMLAVTAAVVGKGFDRDVALITDGRFSGATRGIMIGHVAPEAFVGGEIALLKDGDVITIDGENGLLKASVSDDEFKRRRESWRPPEPKYSTGYLSQYAKLVGSASRGAVLE; encoded by the coding sequence ATGGGATCCAAGGAATTCTACGGCGGTATAGAAAAGTCCCCAAACAGATCATTCCTAAAGGCCATGGGATTAACTGACAAAGATATATCAAATGGACTCGTTGGCGTCGGTGTTGCATGGAGTGAATCAGGACCATGTAATATACATGCCCTGTCTCTTGGAAACAAGGCCGCGGAGGGCGTTAGTCACTCTGGCATGACACCAAGGCTGTTTGCAACGCCACTTGTTATAGATGGCATGGCCATGGGAAATGAGGGCATGCGCTATTCATTACCGAGCAGGGAGGTAATAGCCAACACTGTTGAACTGACAATAAAGGGTCATGGATTTGATGCCTTTGTTGGAATATCCGGATGCGATAAAACAACGCCTGGCATGCTAATGGGTGCTGCCAGGATAAATGTTCCGTCCATAGTTATGTATGGTGGCTCAACACTCCCGGGATATTATATGGGTAAAAAGATAGCTGTTGGTGATGTATATGAGGCCGTTGGAAGCTATCAGGCAGGCAGGATGACCGTGGAGGAATTAAAAATAATGGAGAATTCTGCAGTTCCAACAGCAGGTGCCTGTGGCGGTCTTTACACCGCAAATACAATGGCGTTTATGAGCGAGGGTCTTGGAATGGCGTTAACAGGAAGCGCATCACCGCCGGCAGTTGACTCGGGCAAGACAAAATTCGCCTTTGAAACTGGTGCTGCAATAAAAACACTGGTTGAAAATGATATAAAGCCCAGGGACGTGATGACGTACGAAGCCTTTGAAAATGCAATAACACTTTTAATGGCCTCTGGTGGATCAACAAACGTTGTTTTGCACCTTCTGGCAATAGCCCATGAGGCCCATGTAAACATAAAACTTGACGATTTTGATAGAATAGGCAATAAGGTTCCTGAGATAGTAAACATGAAGCCCGGCGGTCCATACACAATGGCCGAGTTAAATGAAATCGGTGGCGTCCCTGTTGTAATGAAGAAGCTTCTTGATAAGGGATTTCTCCACGGTGATGTTTTAACTGTAACAGGAAAAACATTAAGGGAAAATCTAAACGAAATAAAAATTTTGAATATAAATCAGGACATTGTTTATGATATAGAAAGACCAAAGATGAGAACCGGTGGGATAAAGATATTAAGGGGAAATATAGCAAGGGAAGGCTCGGTCTTCAAGGCATCTGCATCAAGCGTCATGAAACACACAGGGCCTGCAAAGGTTTTTGACGGTGAGGAGGCTGCTTTTAGGGCACTTATGGATAATAAGATAGAGCGCGGCGATGTTATAGTAATAAGGTACGAGGGTCCAAAGGGCGGTCCCGGTATGCGTGAGATGCTTGCTGTAACAGCCGCAGTTGTCGGCAAGGGCTTTGACAGGGACGTTGCACTGATCACTGATGGACGCTTTTCCGGGGCAACACGCGGGATCATGATCGGCCACGTTGCACCCGAGGCATTTGTTGGTGGTGAGATAGCCCTGCTTAAGGACGGTGATGTAATAACAATAGATGGCGAAAACGGTCTATTAAAGGCCAGTGTAAGCGATGATGAATTTAAAAGAAGAAGGGAATCATGGAGGCCGCCCGAGCCAAAATACAGTACCGGTTATTTAAGCCAGTACGCAAAACTCGTCGGCAGTGCCTCAAGGGGGGCGGTTCTGGAATAA
- a CDS encoding MFS transporter — protein MSYSIKVLSSYRKRLIRLTPMLFFLYVVNFLDRVNLSYAIDAGMFQDIGAPANLASLIAGIASAMFFVAYAIPQVFTNLKINTIGIRKIFALAFGLWGIITILTGFVTDVPEMYALRFFLGLAEAPFYAGTMFFLGIWFSKEERGLANGFFNAAIPVAGIFGGLIAGSVFTVYHDYPGWRYLFIIEGILALISIPLLYVVLSDFPDDAKWLSKSEKEELDSSILNEEKNKPTKVSWRAALRDHDVILYVLIYFFGVTALYGYTIWLPSIISSFSHVSAAESSFLSDIPYIVAAIALIFILRYSDRSGNRKILTFYIFFIAFAGLALSAFTESIPDLSFVLFTISAIGIFTFLPVFWTMPQEALTREGASAAIGLINALGNLGGVAGPIIVGGLESLTHSFVSGVYSMAAFALIAGLITLLIKKAR, from the coding sequence ATGTCATACAGTATTAAGGTTTTGAGCTCCTACAGGAAGAGATTGATTAGATTAACGCCAATGCTATTCTTTCTTTACGTTGTAAACTTCCTTGACCGCGTTAATCTATCCTATGCAATAGATGCCGGCATGTTTCAGGATATAGGCGCACCTGCAAATCTTGCATCATTGATAGCTGGCATAGCCTCTGCAATGTTCTTTGTGGCATATGCAATACCGCAGGTTTTTACAAATTTAAAGATAAACACAATTGGCATAAGAAAGATCTTTGCACTTGCATTTGGCCTCTGGGGCATAATAACGATACTAACTGGCTTTGTAACGGATGTTCCTGAGATGTATGCACTAAGATTCTTCCTTGGACTTGCCGAGGCACCATTCTACGCTGGAACGATGTTCTTTCTTGGCATATGGTTTTCAAAGGAGGAGCGCGGCCTCGCAAACGGATTCTTCAATGCGGCAATACCGGTTGCCGGCATATTTGGCGGCCTGATAGCAGGCTCTGTCTTCACCGTTTATCATGATTATCCTGGATGGAGGTATCTATTTATAATAGAAGGTATACTTGCATTGATATCAATACCATTATTATACGTTGTTCTATCTGATTTTCCAGATGATGCAAAATGGCTCTCAAAATCTGAAAAGGAGGAGCTCGACAGTTCAATATTAAACGAGGAAAAAAACAAGCCAACAAAGGTTTCATGGAGGGCTGCACTCAGGGACCACGATGTAATATTATATGTTTTAATATACTTCTTTGGCGTCACCGCACTTTATGGTTACACGATCTGGCTGCCATCAATAATAAGCTCGTTTTCACATGTTTCAGCGGCAGAATCAAGCTTTTTGTCAGATATACCATACATAGTTGCTGCAATTGCATTAATATTTATACTCAGATATTCTGACAGATCCGGAAACAGAAAGATCCTGACATTTTACATATTTTTCATAGCATTTGCAGGCCTTGCCCTAAGCGCTTTCACAGAGAGTATACCAGACCTTTCATTTGTACTGTTCACGATCTCGGCGATAGGCATATTCACATTCTTGCCGGTATTCTGGACCATGCCGCAGGAGGCGCTGACCCGCGAGGGGGCATCTGCCGCAATAGGCCTGATAAATGCCCTTGGAAACCTTGGAGGTGTTGCCGGCCCAATAATCGTTGGGGGTCTTGAATCACTGACACATTCCTTTGTTTCCGGCGTTTACTCAATGGCAGCCTTTGCTTTAATAGCCGGATTAATCACATTACTGATTAAAAAGGCAAGATAA
- the cobA gene encoding uroporphyrinogen-III C-methyltransferase, with translation MPVYIIGAGPGNEDLYTIGSIRIIEMADVIIYDHLVNPGILRFARRDCILVYAGKKPYSEKVPQEEINKMIFEYSKIYENVVRLKGGDPFIFGRGGEEVSFLIKNNVDFVIMPGISSSISVPEMDYVPLTYRGLNSGLIITTGHNVDNMIQNFDLKKLSLVIMMGTHNVEEILDKLSMVYDMNTNVSIIENGTYDFSNVYHGSIKSIDFNYNGNPGIIVIGDAARPLYKRRRSENTVILHCMDYYDLYPGFVKIRLGYPVLSSFSDSLFIGAEYVESFFRLLNEKKIDIRNIINIDSDEYGKKLLMRHGIFKFSSARKNFADIIEIKGTGLNEYYIDYIKKAQRIVFLDKSYMFYNDLHEIIKGKKILATGEAHSHIIDSNKMEFGDDL, from the coding sequence ATGCCGGTATATATTATAGGTGCAGGCCCTGGAAACGAGGATCTTTACACCATTGGCTCGATTAGAATTATAGAAATGGCAGATGTAATAATATATGACCATTTGGTAAATCCAGGCATTTTGAGATTTGCAAGAAGGGATTGCATATTAGTCTATGCCGGTAAAAAACCTTATTCAGAGAAAGTACCTCAGGAAGAGATAAATAAAATGATTTTTGAATACTCAAAAATCTATGAAAATGTTGTTAGATTAAAGGGTGGCGATCCATTTATATTTGGCCGTGGCGGCGAGGAGGTATCCTTTTTAATAAAAAACAATGTTGACTTTGTTATAATGCCAGGGATTTCATCATCAATATCCGTTCCAGAGATGGATTACGTACCATTAACATATAGAGGTTTAAACTCTGGATTGATAATAACCACGGGCCATAATGTAGATAATATGATCCAGAATTTTGATTTAAAAAAACTTTCACTGGTAATAATGATGGGCACACATAACGTCGAAGAGATACTTGATAAATTATCCATGGTTTATGACATGAATACAAACGTTTCAATAATAGAAAATGGCACATACGATTTTTCAAATGTTTATCATGGAAGCATAAAAAGCATTGATTTTAATTACAATGGTAATCCTGGAATAATAGTCATAGGCGATGCTGCAAGGCCGCTTTATAAAAGAAGGAGATCTGAAAATACTGTTATACTTCATTGCATGGATTATTACGATCTTTACCCTGGATTTGTCAAGATAAGGCTTGGATACCCTGTTTTATCCTCATTTAGTGACAGCCTGTTCATAGGTGCCGAGTACGTTGAATCTTTCTTTAGACTTTTAAATGAGAAAAAAATTGATATAAGGAATATAATAAATATAGATTCAGATGAATATGGAAAGAAACTTTTAATGAGGCATGGAATCTTTAAATTTTCCAGTGCAAGAAAAAATTTTGCGGACATTATAGAAATAAAGGGCACTGGTTTAAATGAATATTATATAGATTACATAAAAAAGGCTCAAAGAATAGTCTTCCTTGATAAATCATACATGTTTTACAATGATTTACATGAAATAATAAAAGGTAAAAAGATACTTGCCACTGGAGAGGCGCATTCACATATAATTGATTCAAATAAAATGGAGTTTGGTGATGATCTTTGA
- the cbiE gene encoding precorrin-6y C5,15-methyltransferase (decarboxylating) subunit CbiE has product MINVIGINPCRKLSRRAFEIIESSDLIISGERNSHIINKKIDFYIKDLKSTVEFIDKNINKNICIIASGDPLFFGIGASLSSRYKMNILTETSSIAIAMSRINEDYHDAVFISLHGRSINGLAQRIEKNRKIIILTDDENNPSRIAKYLMEFNLNYEMYVFENLCYDNEKIYKLNPEEASKMSFSRLNIVYLKSNKDNYIYPDDDDLYKINSNITKSEIRDITLRLLNIKDNDVFWDIGAGSGFISISASKAAPGSLIYSIEKNKNALRNIYLNSRRFHSDINIIDGEAPYCLDDLPDPDAVFIGGSSGLIDDIIEYSYKRLRPGGRLVLNIATLNSLARAVNKMEKLFSNFSFEEVSVFKSSRILSTFRFEPVNPVFILHGEKDA; this is encoded by the coding sequence TTGATAAATGTAATAGGTATAAATCCATGCAGGAAGCTAAGCAGGAGGGCATTTGAAATAATAGAGAGCTCTGATTTAATAATATCCGGTGAGAGGAATTCACACATTATAAATAAAAAGATTGATTTTTACATAAAAGATTTAAAAAGCACGGTTGAATTTATAGATAAAAATATAAACAAAAATATATGCATTATAGCCTCGGGAGACCCTTTATTTTTTGGTATTGGTGCATCTCTTTCATCCAGATACAAAATGAATATTTTAACTGAAACAAGCTCTATCGCCATTGCAATGTCCAGGATAAATGAGGATTACCATGATGCAGTTTTTATTTCACTTCATGGCAGGAGCATCAATGGTCTGGCACAGAGAATAGAGAAGAACAGGAAGATTATTATATTAACAGATGATGAGAACAATCCTTCAAGGATAGCAAAGTATCTTATGGAATTCAATCTAAACTATGAAATGTACGTCTTTGAGAACCTCTGCTATGACAATGAAAAAATATATAAATTGAATCCTGAAGAGGCCTCAAAAATGAGCTTTTCCAGGCTTAACATTGTTTATTTAAAATCGAATAAGGATAACTACATTTATCCTGATGATGATGACCTTTATAAAATCAATTCAAATATTACAAAATCAGAGATAAGGGATATAACATTGAGATTATTAAATATAAAAGATAACGATGTTTTCTGGGACATAGGTGCCGGCTCTGGATTTATATCAATAAGCGCCTCAAAGGCTGCACCGGGATCATTAATCTATTCCATAGAAAAGAATAAAAATGCACTGAGAAATATATATCTAAATTCAAGGAGATTCCATTCCGATATAAATATTATAGATGGTGAGGCGCCATACTGCCTTGATGATCTGCCTGATCCGGATGCAGTATTCATAGGCGGCAGCTCAGGTTTAATCGACGATATTATAGAATATTCATATAAAAGGTTAAGGCCTGGAGGCAGGCTTGTTCTTAACATAGCAACGCTGAACAGCCTTGCCAGGGCAGTGAACAAAATGGAAAAACTATTTTCAAACTTTTCATTTGAGGAGGTATCTGTTTTTAAATCTTCAAGGATATTAAGCACCTTTAGATTTGAGCCTGTTAATCCGGTGTTTATACTTCACGGTGAGAAAGATGCTTAA
- a CDS encoding precorrin-2 C(20)-methyltransferase: MLKVVGLGPGDPDLLTIKGYKAIMSADYIIYPESSLNIAYNIIKKLGPPGRIIPMRLEMNGQDINNNIELIKRLSERNTVYAVEGDPMLYSTFKELYNININYEIIPGISSINAAAASLKLFLGTGSDIINIIPGINDYKKLKGLIDNSDTSIILKPRMCLEALKNLLASGNYNYYIIENISSENERILKSIDDIDKYMTVVVIKRYI, translated from the coding sequence ATGCTTAAGGTTGTTGGTCTTGGGCCAGGTGATCCTGATCTATTAACCATAAAGGGATACAAAGCGATCATGTCCGCGGATTATATAATATACCCTGAAAGCTCATTGAATATTGCATATAATATAATAAAAAAACTTGGACCGCCTGGAAGGATAATACCTATGAGGCTTGAAATGAACGGGCAGGACATTAATAACAACATTGAATTAATAAAAAGATTATCAGAAAGGAATACAGTTTATGCTGTCGAGGGTGATCCAATGCTTTACAGCACATTCAAGGAGCTTTATAATATAAACATAAATTATGAGATTATTCCAGGAATAAGCTCGATAAACGCCGCAGCCGCGTCATTAAAACTATTTCTTGGAACTGGAAGCGATATAATAAATATAATACCGGGAATAAATGATTATAAAAAATTAAAGGGTTTAATTGATAATTCAGACACATCGATTATATTAAAACCAAGAATGTGCCTTGAGGCCCTTAAAAATCTGCTGGCCTCCGGGAATTACAATTATTATATAATTGAGAACATATCATCTGAAAATGAGAGGATTCTTAAAAGTATAGATGATATAGATAAGTACATGACTGTGGTGGTGATAAAACGATACATATAA
- a CDS encoding cobalt-precorrin-4/precorrin-4 C(11)-methyltransferase, whose protein sequence is MELLTLKAYELIKNTDVMIYADSLVSNDIEGLVKKSCIVYKSSRMTLNEVLNVIQRHYNDGLDICRVHSGDPSIYGAIDEQIKYFNEHSMEYEIIPGVSSVFAAASRIGELTRPGLSQSLIITRVPVRTDYIENEDLSELARHKSTMAILLSAARAREVTEKLINAGFSENDRLIIAYKISWPDEMIIETTVKDLEGDLFKNRISRQAIIFAGGVISFHGGKSSNLYNENFKHMFRAGKKS, encoded by the coding sequence ATGGAATTATTAACATTAAAGGCATATGAATTGATTAAAAACACGGATGTGATGATCTATGCTGATTCTCTTGTTAGCAATGATATAGAGGGCCTGGTAAAGAAATCGTGCATAGTATATAAATCATCCAGAATGACGTTAAACGAGGTATTAAATGTTATTCAAAGGCATTATAATGATGGTCTTGACATATGCAGGGTTCACAGTGGTGATCCATCGATATACGGTGCAATAGACGAGCAGATAAAATACTTCAATGAGCATTCCATGGAATACGAGATCATACCAGGTGTAAGCTCTGTATTCGCCGCTGCCAGCAGAATAGGTGAATTAACAAGACCTGGATTAAGCCAGTCATTGATAATCACCAGGGTTCCTGTTAGAACCGATTACATAGAAAACGAGGATTTAAGCGAACTCGCAAGGCATAAGAGCACAATGGCAATACTTTTAAGCGCCGCAAGGGCCAGGGAGGTAACGGAGAAGCTTATTAATGCAGGATTCTCAGAAAATGATAGATTAATAATAGCTTATAAAATATCCTGGCCTGATGAAATGATTATAGAAACAACGGTAAAGGACCTTGAAGGTGATCTTTTTAAGAATAGAATATCAAGGCAGGCCATAATCTTTGCCGGTGGTGTTATATCATTTCATGGTGGAAAATCATCAAACCTTTATAATGAAAACTTTAAACATATGTTCAGGGCCGGCAAAAAATCTTAA
- a CDS encoding pyridoxal-phosphate-dependent aminotransferase family protein has translation MSRRLLMHVGPVTIDNDVLSAGLVNNAGFASPEFVEAMKYALNGFLYTVKSGNYMPFILPGSGTLAMESMTSFLKPNDSVLIISNGVFGDRWKNIFSRYNLNIDYLKAPPGRAVSLNEIENIKKHYRMAVMTHVETSTGVRFDVKSAAGILRNISDIIVADGVASISGENMEADKWDVDVVFTASQKALGAPPGAALLAISPEAVSELNDVSLSGFYNNLYAWKDIMTSILDNKSAYYTTPPVHIVFSLARAFELIKKEGIDERIKRHYIVAESIRSGIDGLGLEIVAGDDYKSNTVTAVMIDNPSEFISGLYSKNIEIASGVVPELKDRYVRIGHMGWLNINDAAATVSAMERVLHEMKYNISPGQGLKRMQEFLFNNNY, from the coding sequence ATGTCCAGAAGGCTTTTAATGCATGTTGGCCCGGTAACGATAGATAATGATGTTCTATCGGCCGGGCTGGTAAACAACGCCGGCTTTGCATCTCCTGAATTTGTTGAGGCCATGAAGTACGCGCTCAATGGCTTTTTATACACTGTTAAATCAGGGAACTACATGCCATTCATATTACCAGGATCTGGAACACTTGCAATGGAATCAATGACATCATTTCTTAAACCAAATGACAGTGTTTTAATAATAAGCAATGGCGTCTTTGGTGACCGCTGGAAAAACATCTTTTCCAGGTATAATTTAAATATAGATTATTTAAAGGCTCCACCTGGAAGGGCCGTTTCATTGAATGAAATAGAGAATATAAAAAAGCATTATAGAATGGCCGTTATGACACATGTTGAAACAAGCACCGGTGTAAGATTTGATGTTAAGTCCGCGGCAGGGATTCTTAGAAACATCTCTGATATAATAGTTGCAGATGGCGTCGCAAGCATATCCGGTGAAAACATGGAGGCTGATAAATGGGATGTAGATGTCGTTTTTACCGCAAGCCAGAAGGCCCTTGGTGCACCGCCAGGTGCGGCCCTGCTTGCCATCTCACCGGAGGCTGTCTCCGAGCTTAATGATGTATCATTATCCGGATTTTACAACAATTTATATGCCTGGAAGGACATCATGACATCGATACTTGATAATAAATCGGCATATTATACGACACCACCTGTTCATATAGTATTTTCACTGGCCAGGGCATTCGAGCTGATAAAAAAGGAGGGCATAGATGAAAGAATTAAAAGGCATTATATCGTTGCCGAATCGATAAGATCCGGTATAGATGGTCTTGGCCTTGAGATAGTTGCTGGTGATGATTATAAGAGCAATACGGTCACTGCAGTGATGATAGATAATCCATCAGAATTTATATCTGGTTTATACTCAAAAAACATAGAGATAGCCTCTGGCGTTGTTCCTGAGCTAAAGGACAGGTATGTCAGGATAGGCCACATGGGCTGGCTTAACATAAATGATGCGGCAGCAACTGTTTCTGCCATGGAAAGGGTTCTCCATGAAATGAAATATAATATATCACCAGGCCAGGGTCTAAAAAGAATGCAGGAATTCCTCTTTAATAACAATTATTAA
- a CDS encoding nucleotide-binding protein, giving the protein MKCSNQNCNGEMEYVGDMNFRVGGYTGLGGMFLGGWNDLAETTQTFSLYRCNVCGKIDFYEPRGDDNTENNDDATEKKRHRFL; this is encoded by the coding sequence ATGAAGTGCTCCAATCAAAACTGCAATGGCGAGATGGAATACGTTGGCGACATGAACTTCAGGGTCGGTGGCTACACAGGCCTTGGCGGCATGTTCCTTGGAGGCTGGAATGATCTTGCCGAGACGACACAGACGTTCTCACTTTATCGCTGCAATGTTTGCGGTAAGATAGATTTTTACGAGCCAAGGGGCGATGACAATACAGAAAACAATGACGATGCCACGGAAAAGAAAAGGCACAGATTTTTATAA
- a CDS encoding endonuclease V — translation MQSIDLYSYLYSLLGQIPEGMVTTYGDLAVALGDVKAARACGYMLSRNNDTENIPCYKVIMSDGSLGGYSLGIDEKIRRLRNDGIEINNGRIDLKRYRFNNFDSSYPLKRLQEEQEKIAGLAVYSDDYNEDKICAIDVSYKDEIGYSVMVSFENNEYDFKTFIKETRFPYIPGYLAYREFPYIKELAKNFDGTMIIDANGLLHPRRCGLATYAGVLMNKPSIGVAKSLLTGSIKNGYVYYNNMPLGYMINSRTIVSPGNRISLESSINFIRNLGKDHYPEILKIAHDRTVALRRNNII, via the coding sequence ATGCAGTCCATTGATTTATACTCATATCTTTACTCCCTTTTAGGACAGATACCCGAGGGCATGGTCACAACATATGGGGATCTTGCGGTTGCCCTTGGCGATGTAAAGGCTGCAAGGGCATGCGGTTACATGCTCTCAAGGAATAATGATACAGAGAACATACCATGCTATAAGGTCATAATGTCTGATGGATCACTCGGCGGTTACTCGCTGGGCATCGATGAAAAGATAAGGCGGTTAAGAAATGATGGAATAGAAATAAACAATGGAAGAATTGATTTAAAAAGGTACCGTTTTAATAATTTTGACAGCAGTTACCCATTAAAAAGACTGCAGGAAGAGCAGGAGAAAATAGCAGGGCTCGCAGTTTACAGCGATGATTATAATGAAGATAAAATATGCGCAATTGACGTTTCATATAAAGATGAAATAGGTTATTCAGTAATGGTTTCATTTGAAAATAATGAATACGATTTTAAAACCTTTATTAAGGAAACGAGGTTTCCATACATACCAGGATACCTTGCATACAGGGAGTTCCCGTACATAAAAGAGCTGGCAAAAAATTTCGATGGCACAATGATAATAGATGCAAACGGCCTTCTTCATCCAAGGAGGTGCGGCCTTGCAACATATGCCGGTGTTCTAATGAACAAACCATCAATAGGCGTTGCAAAGTCCCTGTTAACTGGAAGCATAAAAAATGGATATGTATATTATAATAACATGCCTCTTGGATATATGATAAACAGTAGAACAATTGTAAGTCCTGGAAACAGGATATCCCTGGAATCAAGCATAAATTTTATAAGGAATCTGGGCAAAGATCATTATCCAGAGATATTAAAGATTGCACATGATAGAACGGTCGCTCTAAGAAGAAATAATATTATATGA